ACGCCAGTCGTACGCCGACCACCACGGCGACCACGATCCCCGCCCAGCCGGCCATCTCTCCCACACGGTCCCCCGCGACGCCGAACACGTGGTGCAGTTCGAGTCCGATCAGGCCGAACGCGACGCCGGTGACCAGCATGTCGACGATCTCCCAGAACGTGTGCCCGGCGAGGCGTCCGAGCACGTCGTCGGCGTCGGTCGCGTACTCGGCGAGGAACAGCGCGGTGGTCAGCACGGCCAGCACGCCCGAGCCCTGGAGTTCCTCGGCGACCACGTACGCCACGAACGGCACCAGCAGCGTCAGCCCGATCTGCAGGGTGACCTCGCCGAGCCTGCCCATGAGCCGGTTCGTGGCCCAGCCGAGCGCGAGCCCCACGGCCACCGCGACCACGGCGGAGAGCACGAACTCCCCGAGCGCGTCGGGCCAGGAGAAGCTGCCGCTGACGGCGGCGGCGATGGCCACGTGGTAGAGCACGATGGCGGTGACGTCGTTGAAGAGCCCCTCGCCCTCCAGGATGGAGACCATGCGGCGCGGCAGCCCGAGCGCGCCGGCGACGGCGGTGGCCGCGACCGGGTCGGGCGGCGCGACGAGCGCGCCGAGCGCGACGGCCGCGGCGATGGGCAGGCCGGGGACGGCGGCGTGCGCGACGGCGGCCACGGCGGCGGTGGTCACGAAGACCAGGGCCACGGCCAGCAGCAGGATGGGGCGCACGTTGGCGGCGAACTGTCGCCAGGAGGTGCGCTGCACGGAGGCGTACAGCAGCGGTGGGAGCACCAGCGGCAGGATGTACTCGGGCGGGATGTCGACGTTCGGCACGGCCGGCAC
This region of Streptomyces sp. NBC_00513 genomic DNA includes:
- a CDS encoding Na+/H+ antiporter, with the translated sequence MDQLALFFVLLLGAVVTVPLGDRLGLPSPVLMTIGGVVLALVPAVPNVDIPPEYILPLVLPPLLYASVQRTSWRQFAANVRPILLLAVALVFVTTAAVAAVAHAAVPGLPIAAAVALGALVAPPDPVAATAVAGALGLPRRMVSILEGEGLFNDVTAIVLYHVAIAAAVSGSFSWPDALGEFVLSAVVAVAVGLALGWATNRLMGRLGEVTLQIGLTLLVPFVAYVVAEELQGSGVLAVLTTALFLAEYATDADDVLGRLAGHTFWEIVDMLVTGVAFGLIGLELHHVFGVAGDRVGEMAGWAGIVVAVVVGVRLAWLLPAGWLAKKLHNRRDYDEEIPVSWRESVVMWWAGMRGVASVALALAIPLKVDGGDPFPARDQIIFIAFAVIMATLVCQGLTLPWLVRRLGVEADEDAEKETERRLAIRAAKAAKQRLKEIEAAEDLPEDLVETLYRRAYDVGARISPDMVDEERREAYAKRVERIRDVQRIQREMMSAARHEVLSARSEPGSDPEIVDRVLRHLDVRSLRSP